The Caldisalinibacter kiritimatiensis genome includes the window AAAGATATAGAAAAAATTTCAGATGTAATTACTGGAAGGGAAATATTAGAGAACTTTCAATTAGATGAAGAAGTAATGATAGGTGATATTCTAGAAGAAGTAAAAAAGGCAATATACAATGGCAAGGTAAGTCGTAGGAAAAAAGATGTATTAAAATATATTGAAGATATACTATAATTTGATATATAATAAGGGTTGTAGATTTTATCTACAACCCTTTAATAACCCTTAATTATTTATCAAGTTTTTTATAGCAGAACCACCAGTCGAAGTTTTCATATTCTTTTGTTCTTTCTTCTGCAGTTTTCATATCAGCGGCTGGTGGGATTATTACATTATCTTCGATTAATTCATTTTCAGGCCAACCTGCAGGCATTGCTACACCTTCATTATCTGAAACTTGAAGTGCTTTAACCATTCTTACTATTTCATCCATATTTCTTCCAAGCTCTTGTGGATAGTAAAGGATAGCTCTAGTTGTACCTTTAGGGTCAACTATAAATACTGCTCTTACTGTATTTGTTCCCTTTCCAGGGTGAATTAAACCTAATTTTGCAGCAACTTTACCAGTATCATCTGCTATTACTGGGAATTGAATTTCTACATCTAAATTTTCCCCAATCCATTGAACCCATTTAATGTGTGAGAAAACTTGGTCAATACTTAATCCAACAAGCTCACAGTTTAATGCTTTAAACTCTTTCATTCTTTTTTGAAAAGCTACGAACTCAGTAGTACATACAGGAGTGAAATCAGCTGGATGGCTGAATAGTACAAACCATTTTCCCTCCATATCATTTGGTAAAGTCATAGTACCATGGGTTGTTATAACCTCCATTTCAGGGAATTTGTCTCCAATAAGTGGCATTCTTTCAATCATGCTTACTCCTCCTTTAATTTTTTTATTTATTTTTTAAACAATCTTTACAAATACCCTTAAAATACACATGCTGGTCATTAATTTGAAAATTTTCAAGACCATCATAGGCTAAATTTGAGATATTAACATTAAAGTCATAAACCTTACCACACTTTTCACATTTAAAGTGACCATGTATTGAAGTATCGGCATCATATCTTGTTTCATTTTCTTCTATTGTTATTACAGTAGCCAAATTCTTTTCTATAAACAGATTTAATGTGTTATATACTGTTGTTTTAGATAATGTCGGTACTTCTTTTACAAGCTCTTTATAGATTTCATCCACTGTAGGATGAGTTCTATGCTCTAGTAAGTATTCAAGAATTTTTATTCTTTGATAAGATGGTTTGATTCCTTTTTCCATTAGATAACTGCGTATATCTTCTTTTTTCATTGAATATTCAACTCCTTTTAACGATGTTATCTAATACTATAATAACATCTTTTAGGAGAATATACCTTATCTTCTTTTTTTAATTTTTTTATAGCTTTATCAATTTCTTTTTTATCTATTCCTGCAATTTCTGATATTTCCTTAGATTTAAGTGCCTCTTCTGAAGTTTTGAGTACATCTAATACTTTTTCCATAATATCCACCTTATATCCCTCCTTTATGTACAAATTTATTTGTAATAATTCTGAATTTGTAATGATTACAATTTAAGAATATCAGATGAAGGTCTATGTGTCAAGACTTTTTTGGAAAAAATTTAAAAATTCATTACCAAACTTTATTTTGCATATAATTTGGTAGGGAATGAAAGTCACGAAGTGGCTTTTGGCTATTGGCTACTAAAAATAAAATTGGAGATTAGAATAGATAAAAAAGGAGAATTGATAATTGTGATTAATTACATATGGTTCTTTTTAATATTTATAGGTATGCTTGTTGCTATTTTTACAGGCAATATAGATGTGATTAACACAGCTGTTATAGAGGATACCCAAGAGGCTGTAATGTTTGCCATAGGACTTACGGGGATAATGGCAGTATGGCTTGGTTTAATGAATATAGCACAAAAGTCAGGGTTAATAAAGAGCTTTAGTAAAATATTAACACCAATTACTAATTTTTTATTTCCAGACATACCTAAAGATCATCCTGCAATAAGTGCAATCGTGATGAATATGGTTACTAATATGTTTGGAGCAGGAAATTCAGCTACAGCTTTGGGAGTAAAAGCTATGGAAGAGATGAATAATCTAAACACAGATAAGAAAAGGGCTACAAATGCAATGTGTATGTTTCTTGTGATTAATATGTCGTCAGTACAGTTAGTACCTTTGACTGTTTTAAAAATTAGAGCTGATGCAGGGTCGTTAAATCCAACTGAAATAATAGGTACGTCATTGATAGCTACAACTGTTTCAACTATAGTAGGGATATTCAGTGCTAAGCTACTTGAGAATAGAGGGTGAATATTTTGGTACAAATATTAAGCATAATATCCGTTTCTATTATACCTGTAATAATATCAATAATTTTGATACATGGATATATAAAAGATATAAACCTATATGACTGCTTTGTAGAAGGAGCAAAGGAGGGATTTAAGACTGCTATAAGGATAATGCCCTATCTTATAGCTATATTTGTAGCAATAGGGATATTCAAAAAGTCAGGAGCAATGGAGCTTTTAGTAAGTATATTTAAGCCAATTACAAATATTTTAGGTATACCCAATGAAGTTTTACCCCTCATTATAATGCGTCCAATATCAGGAAGTGGTTCTCTTGCCATAGTTAGGGATATAGTGACTACCTATGGTCCTGATTCTTTCGCCGGTAGAGTTGCCTCTACGATGATGGGTTCAG containing:
- a CDS encoding Fur family transcriptional regulator, giving the protein MKKEDIRSYLMEKGIKPSYQRIKILEYLLEHRTHPTVDEIYKELVKEVPTLSKTTVYNTLNLFIEKNLATVITIEENETRYDADTSIHGHFKCEKCGKVYDFNVNISNLAYDGLENFQINDQHVYFKGICKDCLKNK
- a CDS encoding MarR family transcriptional regulator, whose product is MEKVLDVLKTSEEALKSKEISEIAGIDKKEIDKAIKKLKKEDKVYSPKRCYYSIR
- a CDS encoding spore maturation protein, translated to MNILVQILSIISVSIIPVIISIILIHGYIKDINLYDCFVEGAKEGFKTAIRIMPYLIAIFVAIGIFKKSGAMELLVSIFKPITNILGIPNEVLPLIIMRPISGSGSLAIVRDIVTTYGPDSFAGRVASTMMGSAETIFYTMAIYFGAVGIKNSRHTLKAALLSHLAAVIASVVICRIVFG
- a CDS encoding peroxiredoxin, with protein sequence MIERMPLIGDKFPEMEVITTHGTMTLPNDMEGKWFVLFSHPADFTPVCTTEFVAFQKRMKEFKALNCELVGLSIDQVFSHIKWVQWIGENLDVEIQFPVIADDTGKVAAKLGLIHPGKGTNTVRAVFIVDPKGTTRAILYYPQELGRNMDEIVRMVKALQVSDNEGVAMPAGWPENELIEDNVIIPPAADMKTAEERTKEYENFDWWFCYKKLDK
- a CDS encoding nucleoside recognition domain-containing protein codes for the protein MEIRIDKKGELIIVINYIWFFLIFIGMLVAIFTGNIDVINTAVIEDTQEAVMFAIGLTGIMAVWLGLMNIAQKSGLIKSFSKILTPITNFLFPDIPKDHPAISAIVMNMVTNMFGAGNSATALGVKAMEEMNNLNTDKKRATNAMCMFLVINMSSVQLVPLTVLKIRADAGSLNPTEIIGTSLIATTVSTIVGIFSAKLLENRG